A genomic segment from Candidatus Brocadia sinica JPN1 encodes:
- a CDS encoding sigma-54-dependent transcriptional regulator, translating to MENGKILVVEDQDAMRESLVIAFRDEGYQVEGVASGEEAIQKLDSHNVYDLVVTDLKMKKVDGLEVLKAVKAANPSTEVVLITAYGTISTAVQAIRDGAYDYVTKPFRHQEILKVAKKAIEKKSLKDRVRYLEGEIRDKYKFEGIVGNSNAMLEVLKITSHVCRTESTVLITGESGTGKELIARAIHYNSLRKDGPFVVINCGALPENLQESELFGHMRGAFTGAVKDKVGLFLQAQKGTILLDEIGETSPSTQVKLLRFLQDGEIRPVGGNKAIYVDVRIIAATNENLEKAVESGKFRKDLFYRINVIRIHLPPLRERREDVPLLVEYFLEEILEKLKKGKRVFSKESMRALVNYDWPGNIRELQNIIERAVTLSKNEIINADELPLPVEEFAALARDPLEDQKRKSFIVTTLAEQEKNAIIEALNKYGGNQTRVSQILGISTTTLWRKIKKYRIKPQHEISDTIGT from the coding sequence ATGGAAAACGGTAAAATCCTTGTTGTGGAAGATCAAGATGCCATGAGAGAATCCCTCGTGATTGCTTTTAGAGATGAAGGATATCAGGTTGAAGGCGTTGCAAGCGGGGAAGAGGCCATTCAAAAATTGGATAGTCATAATGTATATGACCTGGTAGTTACAGATTTAAAGATGAAAAAGGTTGACGGTCTGGAAGTGCTCAAGGCGGTAAAAGCTGCAAATCCATCCACGGAAGTGGTGCTGATTACTGCTTATGGTACTATTAGCACGGCAGTTCAGGCAATTCGGGATGGGGCATACGATTATGTGACGAAACCCTTTCGTCACCAGGAAATCTTGAAAGTTGCAAAAAAAGCGATTGAAAAGAAGAGCTTGAAGGACAGGGTCAGGTACCTCGAAGGAGAAATTAGAGATAAATATAAATTTGAGGGTATTGTGGGTAATTCTAATGCCATGCTGGAAGTGCTAAAAATAACTTCACATGTATGTCGTACTGAAAGTACAGTCCTGATAACGGGGGAGAGTGGGACAGGAAAAGAGCTCATTGCGAGGGCTATTCATTACAATAGTCTTCGAAAAGACGGCCCGTTTGTTGTAATCAATTGTGGTGCGTTACCGGAAAATTTGCAGGAAAGTGAACTATTTGGGCATATGCGAGGGGCATTTACGGGGGCTGTGAAAGATAAGGTTGGGTTATTTCTGCAGGCTCAAAAGGGGACGATTTTATTAGACGAGATTGGTGAGACTTCGCCGTCAACACAGGTAAAACTCCTGAGGTTCTTACAGGATGGGGAGATCCGCCCGGTTGGTGGAAACAAAGCCATATATGTAGATGTAAGAATTATTGCGGCCACCAATGAAAATTTAGAAAAAGCCGTTGAGTCGGGGAAATTCAGAAAAGATCTCTTTTATCGAATTAATGTGATACGTATTCATCTTCCTCCCTTGAGAGAACGGAGGGAAGATGTCCCGCTTTTGGTAGAATATTTTTTGGAAGAAATTTTAGAAAAACTGAAAAAGGGAAAAAGGGTATTTTCCAAAGAATCAATGCGGGCGTTGGTGAACTATGATTGGCCTGGTAATATCAGAGAGCTTCAGAACATAATAGAGCGGGCTGTTACTTTGTCTAAGAACGAGATAATAAATGCAGACGAACTTCCGCTTCCTGTAGAGGAATTTGCTGCACTTGCCAGAGATCCTCTGGAAGATCAGAAGAGGAAATCGTTCATTGTAACAACGCTCGCAGAACAGGAAAAAAATGCAATCATTGAGGCACTGAATAAATACGGCGGAAATCAAACAAGAGTTTCTCAAATACTTGGGATATCAACAACAACTCTTTGGAGAAAGATCAAAAAATATCGGATTAAACCACAGCACGAAATTTCGGACACCATTGGCACATAA